A single Parabacteroides timonensis DNA region contains:
- a CDS encoding DUF362 domain-containing protein yields the protein MTNYNKMKRRDFLKTSVVAGAALSIDFKGLQAALSTNTMAVEQAPEMVAVMGGEPEAMLDKALETLGGIGNYIKKGQKVVIKPNIGWDRTPELAGNTNPQLIKALVKKCLAAGAEKVTVFDHTCDNWQKCYESSGIAAAVKEAGGIIMPANDEKYFKEVSIPNGVKVKSAKIHEALIEADAWINVPILKNHGGAKLSCAMKNYMGIVWDRRFFHQNDLQQCIADICTWQKKPVLNIVDAYRMMHQNGPQGKSAADVATLKSMIVSPNIVAIDTAALALFNQVKKLDMEAVGHIGKGEELKLGSTDLKKINIKRIKI from the coding sequence ATAACCAATTACAACAAAATGAAACGTCGTGATTTCTTAAAGACCAGTGTAGTAGCTGGTGCCGCATTATCCATAGACTTTAAAGGGCTGCAAGCAGCATTGTCAACCAACACAATGGCAGTAGAGCAGGCTCCCGAAATGGTAGCTGTGATGGGTGGCGAACCTGAGGCTATGCTCGATAAAGCATTGGAGACCCTGGGGGGAATCGGTAATTACATCAAGAAAGGGCAAAAAGTGGTTATCAAACCGAACATCGGATGGGACCGTACACCGGAACTGGCTGGAAATACCAACCCGCAACTTATCAAAGCATTGGTAAAAAAATGCCTGGCAGCCGGAGCAGAGAAAGTAACTGTTTTCGACCATACCTGCGATAATTGGCAGAAATGTTATGAGAGCAGTGGTATAGCTGCAGCCGTGAAAGAAGCCGGAGGTATCATCATGCCTGCCAACGATGAGAAATATTTCAAAGAAGTATCCATCCCCAACGGAGTAAAAGTAAAGTCTGCCAAGATACACGAAGCACTGATCGAAGCGGACGCCTGGATCAATGTGCCTATCCTGAAGAATCATGGCGGGGCAAAACTTTCCTGTGCCATGAAGAATTACATGGGTATCGTATGGGACCGTCGTTTCTTCCATCAGAACGACTTGCAGCAATGTATCGCCGACATCTGTACCTGGCAAAAGAAACCGGTTCTGAATATCGTGGATGCTTACCGTATGATGCACCAGAACGGACCACAGGGCAAAAGTGCAGCCGATGTAGCGACATTGAAATCAATGATTGTATCTCCTAACATCGTTGCAATCGACACGGCAGCCCTCGCTTTATTCAACCAGGTAAAGAAACTGGACATGGAAGCAGTGGGCCATATCGGCAAAGGCGAAGAGCTTAAACTGGGATCTACGGATTTGAAGAAAATCAATATCAAACGTATTAAAATATAA
- a CDS encoding 4Fe-4S binding protein encodes MKRPNYLKGLRVFLAALFFIPILLFFLDFTNKMPVGVHKLLHVQLLPAILAGMFGIVAVLFLLTLVFGRIYCSVLCPAGVFQDIINRLFCIGKKKKKGVRRFKYHKPLNWVRYVLLAATAITALLGFSGLCLLLDPYSNFGRIAANLFRPSVMWGNNVLADWLMKMDNYSLFHVTISTVSIAGLVSGIVTLVIFAVLVIFRGRLFCNSLCPVGALLSLVSRYSFFRISFDKEACTHCGNCEHTCKAEAIDAKNLTVDTSRCVDCFNCVSSCSKGGLQYRFNPPFRKEEKAITEAAMKMEQQPAVNSRRTFLATGATVAATLPIVSAIAEGVEQAKGHGNGNGNRKRKGRKKWPPITPPGSLSLERFKDKCTGCHICVVKCPSQVLRPAGLEYGFDYLLKPRMAYISSYCNYECTICSEVCPAEALKPITVEEKKSLQVGIATFFINRCIVKTEGTDCGACSEHCPTQAVHMVPYEGTLTIPQVNPDLCVGCGGCESICPVRPMRAIIVKSNVVHQTIVLPEEEEVKNVEVDDFGF; translated from the coding sequence ATGAAGCGACCTAATTACTTAAAAGGACTGCGGGTATTCCTCGCAGCCCTGTTTTTCATACCTATACTTCTTTTCTTTCTGGACTTCACAAATAAGATGCCGGTCGGTGTACACAAGTTACTGCATGTACAGTTATTGCCGGCTATCCTTGCGGGCATGTTCGGAATTGTAGCCGTATTATTTCTCCTGACATTGGTATTCGGACGTATTTACTGTTCGGTATTATGTCCTGCGGGAGTTTTCCAGGATATCATCAACCGCCTGTTCTGCATAGGGAAAAAGAAGAAAAAAGGGGTACGGCGATTTAAATATCATAAGCCATTGAACTGGGTACGATATGTGTTGCTGGCGGCAACTGCGATAACAGCCCTACTGGGATTCTCCGGTTTATGTCTGTTGCTCGATCCGTATAGTAACTTCGGACGCATTGCGGCAAACCTGTTCCGTCCTTCTGTTATGTGGGGGAATAATGTATTGGCCGACTGGCTGATGAAAATGGATAACTATTCATTGTTTCATGTAACGATCAGTACAGTAAGTATTGCCGGCCTGGTGTCAGGTATTGTGACTCTGGTTATTTTTGCCGTTTTGGTTATTTTCCGCGGACGTTTGTTTTGTAACTCATTATGCCCGGTAGGTGCATTGCTTAGCCTGGTGTCACGTTATTCATTCTTCCGTATTTCATTCGATAAAGAGGCTTGTACCCATTGCGGAAACTGTGAACATACCTGCAAAGCAGAAGCGATCGACGCTAAGAATCTGACTGTCGATACTTCTCGTTGCGTGGATTGCTTCAACTGCGTTTCTTCTTGTTCCAAAGGTGGTCTGCAATATCGTTTCAACCCTCCTTTCCGGAAAGAAGAGAAAGCGATTACTGAAGCTGCAATGAAAATGGAACAGCAACCGGCAGTAAACAGCCGCCGTACTTTCCTGGCAACCGGAGCAACTGTTGCAGCCACGCTGCCAATCGTATCGGCTATTGCGGAAGGTGTCGAACAAGCTAAAGGTCATGGAAACGGAAATGGTAACAGAAAGAGAAAAGGACGCAAAAAATGGCCGCCCATCACCCCTCCCGGATCATTGAGCCTGGAACGTTTCAAAGACAAATGTACGGGATGCCATATCTGCGTCGTGAAATGTCCGAGCCAGGTATTACGTCCTGCCGGACTGGAATATGGTTTCGATTATCTGTTGAAGCCACGTATGGCTTACATCAGCAGTTATTGTAATTATGAGTGTACGATATGCTCGGAAGTTTGTCCGGCAGAAGCTCTCAAACCAATCACTGTGGAAGAAAAGAAATCGTTACAGGTGGGTATTGCAACCTTCTTTATCAACCGGTGTATTGTGAAGACGGAAGGAACTGATTGCGGTGCCTGCTCCGAACACTGTCCGACACAGGCTGTACACATGGTGCCTTATGAAGGGACACTGACCATTCCGCAGGTAAACCCTGACTTATGTGTAGGTTGTGGCGGATGCGAATCGATCTGTCCGGTGCGTCCGATGCGGGCTATTATCGTAAAGTCGAATGTAGTGCATCAGACCATTGTTTTACCGGAAGAGGAAGAAGTCAAAAACGTAGAAGTCGATGACTTCGGATTCTGA
- the tgt gene encoding tRNA guanosine(34) transglycosylase Tgt, with protein sequence MKFELQHNDTKTNARAGLITTDHGVIETPIFMPVGTQGTVKGVHMTELKEDINAQIILGNTYHLYLRPGLEILEKAGGLHKFNTWDRPILTDSGGFQVFSLSDNRKLHEEGAEFRSHIDGSKHLFTPEKVMDIQRIIGADIIMAFDECCPGDADYDYAKKSLGLTERWLDRCFERFNSTESKYGYGQCLFPIVQGCVYPDLRRHAAENVAKKGADGNAIGGLAVGEPTEKMYEMIEVVNEILPKDKPRYLMGVGTPINLLEGIERGIDMFDCIMPTRNGRNGQIFTQYGTINLRNKKWENDFSPVDPDAHSYVDTLYSKAYLHHLIKVNELLGLQIASIHNLAFYLWLVKEARKHIIAGDFATWKSGMVQQLNNRL encoded by the coding sequence ATGAAATTCGAATTACAACACAACGATACTAAAACAAATGCAAGGGCGGGCTTGATTACTACCGATCACGGGGTAATCGAGACGCCCATTTTTATGCCTGTCGGAACACAAGGCACAGTGAAAGGCGTCCACATGACCGAGTTGAAAGAGGATATCAATGCCCAGATCATCCTCGGTAACACCTATCATCTTTACCTGCGTCCGGGTCTTGAAATCCTGGAGAAAGCAGGCGGATTGCACAAATTCAATACATGGGACCGTCCTATCCTGACCGATAGCGGAGGTTTCCAGGTGTTCTCGCTTTCCGACAATCGCAAATTGCATGAGGAAGGAGCCGAATTCCGTTCGCATATCGACGGTTCGAAACACCTCTTCACCCCGGAAAAAGTAATGGATATCCAACGCATCATCGGTGCCGATATCATTATGGCTTTCGATGAATGCTGCCCGGGAGATGCGGATTACGATTATGCAAAAAAATCTTTGGGGCTGACCGAACGCTGGCTGGACCGTTGTTTCGAACGCTTCAACTCTACCGAATCGAAATATGGTTACGGGCAATGCCTCTTCCCCATCGTACAAGGTTGCGTATATCCTGACCTGCGCCGTCATGCTGCTGAAAATGTGGCAAAGAAAGGTGCTGACGGAAATGCCATCGGTGGTCTGGCTGTCGGCGAACCGACAGAGAAGATGTATGAAATGATCGAGGTAGTCAATGAAATACTGCCCAAAGACAAACCCCGTTATTTGATGGGAGTCGGTACGCCGATCAACCTGCTGGAGGGAATCGAACGTGGTATAGACATGTTCGACTGTATCATGCCGACCCGTAACGGACGCAACGGACAGATCTTCACGCAATATGGCACGATCAACCTGCGCAACAAGAAATGGGAAAACGACTTCTCCCCCGTTGATCCGGATGCACACTCGTATGTGGATACGCTTTACAGCAAAGCATATCTGCATCACCTGATCAAAGTGAACGAACTGCTGGGCCTGCAGATCGCTTCTATCCATAACCTGGCTTTTTACCTGTGGCTGGTAAAAGAGGCACGCAAGCATATCATAGCCGGCGATTTTGCCACGTGGAAAAGCGGCATGGTACAGCAACTAAATAATAGATTATAA
- a CDS encoding LptF/LptG family permease: protein MNFKLKRIDWYIIKQFLGTYVFAIILIISISVVFDINEKIDKFLKPDVPLRAIILDYYMNFIPYFANLFSPLFTFIAVIFFTSKLADNSEIIAMLASGMSFRRLMLPYAISAGIIAIASFVLSAFIIPPANITRIDFQNKYIRNKKVESARNIQIEVEPGVIAYFDRYDSRPNMGYRFSLEHFEGKKLISKLTANSIKYDSLYKWTVIDYMIRDFEGMREHISEGSRKDTTLTIIPSDFLISATDCETMTSPELATYIERQKTRGIGNIQTFQIEYHKRFASIMAAFILTSIGASLSSRKIKGGMGLNIGIGLALSFSYILFTTVTSTFAINGYVSPMVAAWIPNILYTFIAIYLYQRAPR, encoded by the coding sequence ATGAATTTTAAATTAAAACGGATAGATTGGTATATCATCAAGCAGTTTCTCGGAACATATGTTTTCGCGATTATTCTGATTATCTCTATCTCGGTGGTTTTCGATATAAACGAGAAGATCGACAAGTTCCTGAAGCCGGATGTACCTTTGCGGGCAATCATCCTGGATTATTACATGAACTTCATTCCGTATTTTGCCAACCTGTTCAGTCCGCTGTTCACGTTTATTGCGGTAATCTTTTTTACCTCCAAGCTGGCAGATAACTCGGAGATCATTGCCATGCTTGCCAGTGGAATGAGTTTCCGGCGACTTATGTTGCCGTATGCTATTTCGGCCGGGATCATTGCGATTGCCAGCTTTGTACTAAGTGCGTTTATCATCCCCCCGGCTAATATCACACGTATCGATTTTCAGAATAAATATATCCGAAATAAGAAGGTGGAGTCTGCCCGTAACATCCAGATCGAAGTGGAGCCGGGTGTGATCGCATATTTCGACCGTTACGACTCGCGTCCGAATATGGGTTACCGCTTCTCGCTCGAACATTTCGAAGGAAAAAAGCTGATCTCTAAACTGACAGCCAATTCCATCAAATACGACTCTTTGTATAAATGGACTGTTATCGACTATATGATCCGCGACTTTGAAGGAATGCGCGAACATATCTCCGAGGGCTCCCGTAAGGACACGACACTGACGATCATCCCGTCCGACTTCCTGATCTCCGCAACCGACTGTGAAACGATGACGTCGCCGGAACTGGCCACTTACATCGAACGCCAGAAAACACGTGGTATCGGGAATATACAGACTTTCCAGATCGAATATCACAAGCGTTTTGCCTCTATCATGGCAGCGTTTATCCTTACTTCCATCGGAGCCTCCCTTTCATCGCGTAAGATCAAAGGAGGTATGGGACTGAACATTGGTATTGGTCTGGCATTAAGCTTCTCATATATCCTGTTTACGACCGTCACATCGACCTTCGCCATTAACGGCTATGTAAGCCCGATGGTAGCCGCCTGGATTCCTAATATTCTTTATACGTTTATTGCCATTTATTTGTATCAGAGGGCACCGAGGTAA
- a CDS encoding PCMD domain-containing protein, translating into MLNLFIGCSDDDKVEPIGTGFDGVYKGALDVDLDGANVGKGLPQKVYVTKVGDNQIKMELKNFSFGAMALGNISVDKCNAEMQGENACKFDGEQKLSLPVVGDCDVVMNGTIVGEKLEMVINVKATQEGAAITVKVDFSGTKLAADQSSEAKITEVTFDNEAVTQQPVIDGTNITFMVADDIQPEVLAALVPTIKVSDKATITPASGVAQDFSSPVTYTVTSEDGIVMAKYTVSVGGKQRIYSLDQWTELDAGNGTNPKSKYFSPEPLSELATSSAGGAYLCAFGYEGGLPVVETNDAKAGNAAAKLITLDTKGAAFGMAPALTSGSLFSGKFELNLFDQLASTKFGIMCDKKPLLFKGYYKYTPGELYIDATDKNNIVEHPELTDECSIKGVLYEVSSESESLDGHTIGTSDKIVAVAELEDRTAKAEYTPFSLEFKFQAGKTYDATKLYKLALICSSSKDGDKFMGAAGSTLIVDELEVVF; encoded by the coding sequence ATGCTGAATTTGTTCATCGGTTGTAGCGATGACGACAAGGTTGAACCTATCGGAACAGGATTTGACGGAGTGTATAAAGGTGCTCTGGATGTTGACCTGGATGGTGCAAATGTAGGCAAAGGTCTTCCTCAGAAAGTGTATGTAACCAAAGTTGGTGATAACCAGATCAAGATGGAACTGAAGAATTTCAGTTTCGGTGCAATGGCTCTTGGAAACATCTCTGTTGATAAATGTAATGCAGAGATGCAAGGTGAAAACGCCTGTAAATTCGATGGTGAACAAAAATTGTCTTTGCCTGTCGTTGGCGATTGTGATGTTGTAATGAACGGAACGATCGTTGGCGAAAAGCTCGAAATGGTAATCAACGTAAAAGCAACTCAGGAAGGTGCCGCCATCACAGTCAAAGTAGACTTTAGCGGTACGAAGCTGGCTGCTGATCAGAGCTCGGAAGCTAAAATTACAGAAGTTACTTTCGATAATGAAGCGGTAACTCAGCAACCGGTTATCGATGGTACTAATATTACTTTTATGGTTGCTGATGATATTCAGCCGGAAGTCTTAGCTGCATTAGTTCCTACTATCAAAGTTTCGGATAAAGCAACTATTACTCCCGCCAGTGGAGTTGCTCAGGATTTTTCATCACCTGTTACTTATACTGTGACATCTGAGGATGGTATTGTAATGGCAAAATATACTGTGTCAGTGGGAGGTAAACAACGTATTTACTCTTTAGATCAGTGGACAGAATTGGATGCAGGAAATGGAACCAATCCAAAATCAAAATACTTTTCACCAGAGCCTCTCTCTGAACTTGCAACCAGTTCGGCCGGAGGGGCTTATTTATGTGCTTTTGGATATGAAGGGGGGTTACCTGTTGTTGAAACAAATGACGCAAAAGCAGGAAATGCAGCTGCCAAATTGATCACTTTGGATACAAAAGGTGCAGCCTTTGGTATGGCACCAGCTTTAACTTCTGGTTCTTTATTCTCTGGAAAATTTGAACTGAATTTGTTTGACCAGTTAGCTAGTACTAAGTTCGGTATAATGTGTGATAAGAAGCCTTTGTTGTTTAAAGGATATTATAAATATACTCCGGGTGAATTATACATTGATGCTACGGATAAAAATAATATTGTAGAACATCCTGAATTAACAGACGAATGTAGCATAAAAGGAGTATTGTATGAAGTTTCAAGCGAAAGCGAATCATTAGATGGTCACACAATCGGAACATCAGATAAAATTGTAGCAGTAGCAGAATTGGAAGACAGAACTGCGAAAGCTGAATATACACCATTTAGTCTTGAATTTAAATTTCAGGCAGGTAAAACTTATGATGCAACCAAATTGTATAAGTTAGCTCTGATTTGTTCATCTAGTAAAGATGGTGACAAATTTATGGGTGCTGCTGGAAGTACTTTGATTGTGGATGAATTGGAAGTCGTATTTTGA
- a CDS encoding CDGSH iron-sulfur domain-containing protein, with the protein MENKEQPLVELKAMDKGPLLVKGPVKLITPDGKEMIMERTAICRCGNSKNQPFCDGSHMKL; encoded by the coding sequence ATGGAAAACAAAGAACAACCTTTAGTAGAATTGAAAGCAATGGATAAAGGTCCGTTGTTAGTGAAAGGTCCGGTAAAACTGATTACACCCGATGGAAAAGAAATGATCATGGAAAGAACGGCGATTTGCCGTTGTGGTAATTCAAAGAACCAACCGTTTTGCGACGGGTCACATATGAAATTGTAA
- a CDS encoding biotin/lipoyl-containing protein → MSKALATYFATVNDMPDTEFKVEILEDGPVKKVSVNGKIYNVDYNVGGDSIYSIILNHKSHGVQISNVSDDVYEVKNKGDYFQVQVIDELKKMRLSRIQSVAVGRQVITAQMPGVILKVNVKPGDEVTAGTPLCVLVAMKMENEIRSPIDGVVKEVYITGGDKVAVNDKMLVVE, encoded by the coding sequence ATGTCAAAAGCATTAGCAACCTATTTTGCAACAGTGAATGATATGCCCGACACCGAATTCAAGGTGGAAATACTGGAAGACGGCCCGGTAAAGAAAGTCTCCGTAAACGGCAAGATATATAATGTAGATTATAATGTGGGAGGGGATAGCATCTATTCCATCATCCTCAATCATAAATCGCACGGTGTTCAGATATCCAATGTGTCCGACGATGTGTATGAAGTAAAGAATAAAGGCGATTATTTTCAGGTACAGGTAATCGACGAACTGAAGAAGATGCGCCTGTCGCGTATCCAGTCGGTGGCTGTCGGTCGCCAGGTGATCACTGCACAGATGCCGGGCGTGATCCTGAAAGTGAATGTGAAACCCGGCGATGAAGTGACAGCCGGAACTCCGCTTTGCGTATTGGTTGCCATGAAAATGGAAAACGAGATACGTAGCCCGATAGACGGGGTAGTGAAGGAGGTCTATATTACCGGTGGCGACAAAGTCGCTGTCAACGACAAAATGTTGGTGGTCGAATAA
- the accC gene encoding acetyl-CoA carboxylase biotin carboxylase subunit yields the protein MIKKVLVANRGEIAMRIFRTCRVMNIPTVAIYTHVDRGALHVRYAEEAYCISEDETDTSYLKPDLILAIAKKTGAAIHPGYGFLSENADFARRCEEEGVIFIGPSADVIAKMGIKTEARKIMKAAGVPVVPGTEEPVNNIAEVRKVAKEVGYPIMLKALAGGGGKGMRLVRDEEGLEEAFRLSRSEAGNSFGNDAIYIEKYIENPHHIEVQVLGDKYGNVIHLYERECSIQRRNQKVIEESPSPFVKEETRKKMLAVAVEACKKIGYYSAGTLEFMMDKDQNFYFLEMNTRLQVEHPVTEEVTGVDLVRDMILVAAGNPLPYKQEDVEFRGAAIECRIYAEDPENNFMPSPGVIKVREAPEGRNVRLDSAAYAGFEVSLHYDPMIAKLCTWGRNRESAISNMARALREYKILGIKTTIPFHQRVLHNETFLKGNYDTTFIDTKFDKEDLKRRQNNDPLVAVIAAAIKHFEQEKEASARMTTVPLVGESLWKYYGKLQMTANNY from the coding sequence ATGATAAAGAAAGTATTAGTAGCCAATCGCGGCGAAATTGCGATGCGAATCTTTCGTACCTGCCGCGTAATGAATATACCGACCGTTGCGATCTATACACATGTAGACCGGGGCGCCTTGCATGTACGATATGCCGAAGAAGCCTACTGTATCTCGGAAGATGAAACAGACACTTCTTATCTGAAACCCGACCTGATCCTGGCAATCGCCAAGAAGACCGGTGCCGCTATCCATCCGGGATACGGTTTCCTATCTGAAAATGCAGATTTTGCCCGCAGATGTGAAGAAGAGGGCGTCATATTTATTGGTCCGAGTGCCGATGTTATTGCCAAAATGGGGATCAAGACCGAAGCCCGCAAGATCATGAAGGCAGCCGGCGTACCTGTCGTTCCCGGAACAGAAGAGCCGGTTAACAATATAGCCGAAGTGCGCAAGGTGGCTAAAGAGGTCGGTTATCCGATCATGCTGAAAGCATTGGCCGGCGGAGGCGGTAAAGGCATGCGTCTGGTTCGTGATGAAGAAGGGCTGGAAGAAGCTTTCCGTCTGTCGCGCTCCGAAGCCGGAAATTCATTCGGGAATGATGCTATTTACATTGAAAAATATATTGAGAATCCGCATCATATCGAAGTACAGGTTTTGGGAGATAAATATGGGAATGTGATCCATCTCTATGAACGTGAATGCTCTATCCAGCGCCGTAACCAGAAAGTGATCGAGGAATCGCCATCACCTTTTGTAAAGGAAGAGACGCGCAAGAAGATGCTGGCTGTTGCTGTGGAGGCTTGTAAGAAGATCGGTTATTACAGTGCCGGAACGTTGGAATTTATGATGGATAAAGACCAGAATTTCTATTTTCTGGAAATGAATACCCGCCTGCAGGTGGAACATCCGGTGACGGAAGAGGTTACGGGTGTCGATCTGGTACGCGATATGATCCTGGTGGCTGCCGGTAATCCGTTGCCATACAAACAGGAAGATGTAGAGTTCAGAGGGGCGGCCATCGAATGCCGTATCTATGCGGAAGACCCGGAGAATAACTTTATGCCTTCGCCGGGTGTCATCAAGGTTCGTGAAGCGCCCGAAGGACGTAATGTACGTCTGGACAGTGCCGCTTATGCTGGATTTGAAGTCTCTTTGCATTACGACCCGATGATCGCCAAGCTGTGTACCTGGGGACGTAACCGCGAATCTGCCATCTCCAATATGGCACGTGCGTTGCGGGAATATAAGATTCTGGGGATCAAAACGACGATCCCGTTCCATCAGCGTGTCTTACATAACGAGACGTTCCTGAAAGGGAATTACGATACTACTTTCATCGACACCAAGTTCGATAAAGAAGATCTGAAACGTCGTCAGAACAACGATCCGCTGGTTGCCGTAATTGCTGCGGCCATCAAGCATTTCGAACAGGAGAAGGAGGCCTCTGCCCGTATGACAACAGTTCCGCTGGTAGGCGAGTCTTTATGGAAATATTACGGTAAACTGCAGATGACTGCCAATAACTATTAA
- a CDS encoding acyl-CoA carboxylase subunit beta, with protein MKEKIEQLSALNHQAELGGGEDRIAKQHAAGKLTARERIELLLEKGSFVEVDKFVTHRCTEFGLEKQRPLGDGVVTGYGLIGKRTVFVFAQDFTVFGGALSETYARKICKIMDMAMQLGAPVIGLNDSGGARIQEGVRSLAGYAEIFLRNSMASGVIPQISAIMGPCAGGAVYSPALTDFIFMVKDSSYMFITGPEVVKSVTQEEVTMQELGGSEVHSSRSGVAHFTGDNDMDCILKIRELMSFLPSNNMEEPPFIPTTDSANRIDEQLNNLIPTNPNQPYDMKELIESVADDHNFFEVQEEYAKNIVIGYIRLNGKTIGVVANQPAALAGTLDINASVKAARFVRFCDAFNIPLLTLVDVPGFLPGVHQEYEGIIRHGAKLLYAYCEATVPKVTVITRKAYGGAYDVMSSKHIRGDINFAYPTAEIAVMGPDGAVNILFRKELKKAEDVEKKRKELQDDYREKFANPYRAAELGYVDEIIEPSGTRARLIRSFELLANKRQSNPPKKHSNLPL; from the coding sequence ATGAAAGAAAAAATTGAACAATTGTCAGCTCTGAATCATCAAGCAGAGCTGGGAGGCGGCGAAGACCGTATCGCAAAACAACACGCAGCGGGTAAACTGACTGCCCGTGAAAGAATCGAATTACTTCTTGAAAAAGGAAGCTTTGTGGAAGTCGACAAATTTGTAACCCATCGTTGTACAGAGTTCGGACTGGAGAAACAGCGTCCGCTGGGCGATGGGGTAGTGACAGGTTACGGCTTGATAGGTAAACGTACGGTATTTGTCTTTGCCCAGGATTTTACGGTATTCGGCGGTGCTCTTTCCGAGACATATGCACGGAAGATCTGTAAGATCATGGATATGGCGATGCAATTGGGTGCACCGGTGATCGGTCTGAACGATTCAGGCGGAGCACGTATCCAGGAAGGTGTACGTTCGCTGGCAGGTTACGCAGAAATCTTTTTGCGCAATTCGATGGCATCGGGAGTTATTCCACAGATCAGTGCGATCATGGGACCGTGTGCCGGAGGTGCAGTCTATTCGCCGGCTCTGACCGATTTCATCTTTATGGTGAAAGATTCCAGCTATATGTTTATTACGGGGCCGGAAGTAGTAAAGAGTGTGACACAGGAAGAAGTGACGATGCAGGAATTGGGAGGCTCGGAAGTGCACAGTAGTCGTTCCGGAGTCGCTCATTTCACAGGAGATAACGATATGGATTGTATCCTGAAGATACGCGAACTCATGTCATTCCTTCCAAGTAATAATATGGAAGAACCTCCGTTCATCCCGACGACCGATAGTGCGAACCGGATCGATGAACAGTTGAATAATCTGATTCCGACCAATCCGAATCAGCCTTACGATATGAAAGAACTGATCGAGTCGGTTGCCGACGATCATAATTTCTTTGAAGTACAGGAAGAATATGCCAAGAACATCGTTATCGGATATATCCGTTTGAATGGAAAAACGATCGGTGTTGTAGCTAATCAGCCCGCTGCCCTGGCAGGAACGTTGGATATAAATGCTTCCGTGAAGGCGGCCCGTTTCGTCCGTTTCTGCGACGCTTTCAATATCCCGCTGTTGACATTGGTGGATGTGCCGGGATTCCTTCCGGGTGTTCACCAGGAATATGAAGGTATTATCCGCCACGGGGCAAAATTGCTTTACGCTTATTGTGAAGCGACAGTTCCGAAAGTAACGGTCATTACCCGCAAGGCATACGGCGGGGCTTATGATGTGATGAGCTCCAAACATATCCGTGGTGATATCAATTTTGCTTATCCGACTGCCGAGATCGCTGTCATGGGACCGGACGGTGCTGTGAATATCCTTTTCCGTAAAGAACTGAAGAAAGCCGAAGACGTAGAAAAGAAACGCAAGGAATTGCAGGATGATTACCGTGAGAAATTCGCTAATCCCTACCGCGCAGCCGAACTGGGCTATGTGGACGAGATCATCGAACCGTCGGGAACACGTGCCCGCCTGATCCGCAGTTTCGAACTGCTGGCTAATAAGCGGCAATCCAATCCGCCGAAGAAACATTCCAATTTACCACTTTAA